In one Achromobacter spanius genomic region, the following are encoded:
- a CDS encoding alpha/beta hydrolase, with the protein MSPRSHNETYDYMPAPRAQAAPPPRDPLDFSLVDRLPSRPAGRGRLVIGAPSIGHPPGLLFVPGAYHGAWCYAHYLEFFAAAGLGCAALDVRGHGALAQDAAFARVAIADLGQDVVSALDALTGPTVVVGHSMGALPALWAARARPVAGVVLLAPSPPGDLPGAQALPAVPKDAARPPPAETEIRARFLATTPDRDVSAVSQRLSAESPQVLNDRYLLRVAIGDAPIAAPGLCLEAGLDTHDRHPPGQDAAIARRYGFTHAVLAGQPHCMMYADQWQVSASAILRWYREHIG; encoded by the coding sequence ATGTCGCCCCGTTCGCATAACGAGACATACGACTACATGCCCGCCCCCCGCGCCCAAGCAGCGCCCCCACCGCGCGATCCGCTGGACTTCAGCCTGGTCGACCGACTGCCCAGCCGCCCGGCGGGCCGTGGCCGACTGGTGATCGGCGCCCCCTCAATTGGCCACCCACCCGGCCTGCTGTTCGTGCCCGGTGCCTACCACGGGGCCTGGTGTTATGCGCACTATCTGGAGTTTTTTGCCGCCGCCGGTCTGGGCTGCGCAGCGCTGGACGTGCGCGGCCATGGCGCGCTGGCCCAGGACGCGGCATTTGCCCGCGTCGCTATTGCGGACTTGGGGCAGGATGTCGTCAGCGCATTGGATGCGCTGACGGGGCCCACCGTTGTCGTCGGCCACAGCATGGGCGCGTTGCCGGCCTTATGGGCAGCGCGGGCGCGGCCCGTGGCTGGTGTCGTGCTGCTGGCGCCCTCGCCTCCTGGCGATCTGCCCGGCGCGCAGGCCCTGCCAGCCGTACCCAAAGATGCCGCGCGGCCGCCCCCCGCCGAGACCGAGATTCGCGCCCGTTTCCTCGCCACCACGCCCGACCGCGACGTTAGCGCCGTATCGCAACGCCTGAGCGCGGAAAGCCCACAGGTGCTGAACGACCGCTATCTGCTGCGCGTCGCGATCGGCGACGCACCCATCGCCGCGCCGGGTCTGTGCCTGGAAGCCGGCCTGGACACGCACGACCGCCACCCGCCCGGCCAGGACGCGGCCATCGCGCGCCGCTACGGATTTACGCACGCGGTGCTTGCCGGGCAGCCGCATTGCATGATGTACGCAGACCAATGGCAAGTCAGCGCATCCGCCATCCTGCGCTGGTATCGCGAGCACATCGGATGA
- a CDS encoding LysR family transcriptional regulator yields MPAAPDLSITHYRHFLLVAELRSFRAAAARAFRSQPALSLSIREMEQRLGQPLFELGNRNTLTRFGQDCLPLARELVEHHDRVAGTLSGLANNGAGTLTMASVATVATHWLPELVAAYRERFPAVALRLFDDNSEGVERMVLAGEVELGVCSPVLGDRRLTFEPLLRDAFGLVCHRAHPLATRKSVTWRAIADLPLVGTVAHRQLADYPQAAFMLDRQVFVSNMMSLLAMLERGVGVTVLARLGVPPDSPGLAFVPLTRPCIERELGITKLAGRSLSPAAARMEEMLRAKAAASRRGVA; encoded by the coding sequence ATGCCCGCTGCACCTGATCTTTCCATCACGCATTACCGGCACTTTCTGTTGGTGGCCGAACTGCGCAGTTTCCGCGCCGCGGCCGCCCGGGCATTCCGCTCGCAGCCGGCCCTGTCGCTGTCCATCCGTGAAATGGAACAGCGCCTGGGGCAGCCGCTGTTCGAACTCGGTAATCGCAATACCCTCACCCGATTTGGGCAGGACTGCCTGCCGCTGGCGCGTGAACTGGTCGAACATCACGACCGCGTTGCCGGCACGCTGTCGGGGCTGGCAAATAATGGCGCGGGCACCTTGACGATGGCCTCTGTCGCAACCGTGGCCACGCATTGGCTGCCGGAACTGGTGGCTGCGTATCGCGAACGCTTTCCGGCCGTAGCGTTACGGCTGTTCGATGACAACTCCGAAGGCGTGGAACGCATGGTGCTGGCGGGCGAGGTCGAACTGGGGGTGTGCAGCCCGGTGCTGGGGGATCGTCGGCTGACCTTCGAACCGCTGCTGCGGGACGCTTTCGGCCTGGTCTGCCACCGTGCCCATCCGCTGGCCACGCGCAAATCGGTGACCTGGCGCGCGATCGCCGACCTGCCGCTAGTGGGCACCGTGGCGCACCGCCAATTGGCCGACTACCCCCAAGCGGCTTTCATGTTGGACCGCCAGGTGTTCGTGTCGAACATGATGTCGCTGTTGGCCATGCTTGAACGCGGCGTGGGCGTGACCGTGCTGGCGCGGCTGGGCGTGCCACCGGATTCGCCCGGGCTGGCGTTCGTGCCGCTGACGCGCCCGTGCATCGAACGCGAACTGGGCATCACCAAACTGGCCGGCCGCAGTTTGTCGCCGGCGGCGGCGCGCATGGAAGAAATGCTGCGCGCCAAAGCCGCTGCAAGCCGGCGCGGTGTCGCTTGA
- the gltX gene encoding glutamate--tRNA ligase gives MTSNATSPIRTRFAPSPTGFLHLGGARTALFSWAFARHHQGTFVLRIEDTDVERSTPEAVQAILDSMEWLGMQPDEGPFYQMQRMDRYREVVAQMLAAGTAYHCYSSPEEVEAMREAARARGDKPRYDGTWRPEPGKTLPAVPEGRKPVVRFKNPQEGATSWNDMVKGTISFDNTELDDLIIARPDGTPTYNFCVVVDDWDMGITHVLRGDDHVNNTPRQINILRALGATLPEYGHVPMILGPDGEKLSKRHGAVNVMEYDNEGYLPEAMINYLARLGWSHGDDELFSREQLVSWFDTKHLSKSASQWDPKKLNWVNAHYIKQMDNAELAERVAPRVANRGGHPEKIDLPGVMGLLKDRAETLEQLADGAMLFCAPFTPAAPELVEQHLTPAAREALADFALRAKDIDWTREALSALIKAVLADRGLKMPQLAIPLRVAVTGQTQTPAVDAVLALLGKETVLGRLGGI, from the coding sequence ATGACTTCCAACGCCACCTCCCCCATCCGTACCCGCTTCGCGCCTTCGCCCACGGGCTTTTTGCACTTGGGCGGCGCGCGCACCGCGCTGTTCTCCTGGGCGTTCGCACGCCATCACCAAGGCACGTTCGTGCTGCGCATTGAAGACACTGACGTCGAGCGCTCCACGCCGGAAGCCGTGCAGGCCATTCTGGACAGCATGGAATGGCTGGGCATGCAGCCCGACGAAGGCCCTTTCTATCAGATGCAGCGCATGGACCGCTACCGCGAGGTGGTGGCGCAGATGCTGGCCGCCGGCACCGCCTACCATTGCTACAGCTCGCCCGAGGAAGTGGAAGCCATGCGCGAAGCCGCCCGCGCGCGCGGCGACAAGCCGCGCTATGACGGCACCTGGCGCCCGGAACCGGGCAAGACGCTGCCCGCCGTTCCCGAAGGCCGCAAGCCGGTGGTGCGCTTCAAGAACCCCCAGGAAGGCGCCACGTCCTGGAACGACATGGTCAAGGGCACGATCAGCTTCGACAACACCGAGCTGGACGACCTGATCATCGCGCGCCCCGACGGCACCCCCACCTACAACTTCTGCGTCGTGGTCGACGACTGGGACATGGGCATCACCCACGTGCTGCGCGGCGATGACCACGTCAACAACACGCCGCGCCAGATCAACATCCTGCGCGCGCTGGGCGCGACGCTGCCCGAATATGGCCATGTGCCGATGATCCTGGGTCCGGATGGCGAAAAGCTGTCCAAGCGCCACGGCGCGGTCAATGTCATGGAGTACGACAACGAGGGCTATCTGCCCGAGGCCATGATCAACTACCTGGCCCGCCTGGGCTGGAGCCACGGCGACGACGAGCTTTTCTCGCGCGAACAATTGGTGTCGTGGTTCGACACCAAGCATTTGTCGAAGTCCGCATCGCAATGGGATCCGAAGAAGCTGAACTGGGTCAACGCCCACTACATCAAGCAGATGGACAACGCGGAACTGGCCGAGCGCGTGGCTCCGCGCGTGGCGAACCGTGGCGGCCATCCGGAAAAGATCGATCTTCCGGGCGTGATGGGTTTGCTGAAGGACCGTGCCGAAACGCTGGAGCAACTGGCCGACGGCGCCATGCTGTTCTGCGCGCCGTTCACGCCCGCCGCGCCGGAACTGGTCGAGCAACACCTGACGCCTGCCGCGCGCGAGGCGCTGGCTGACTTCGCGCTGCGGGCCAAGGATATCGACTGGACTCGTGAAGCGTTGTCGGCGCTGATCAAGGCGGTGCTGGCTGATCGTGGCTTGAAGATGCCGCAACTGGCAATTCCGCTGCGCGTGGCGGTGACCGGTCAGACGCAGACGCCGGCGGTGGATGCAGTGCTGGCGTTGTTGGGCAAGGAAACGGTGCTGGGACGGTTGGGGGGTATTTAG
- a CDS encoding Bug family tripartite tricarboxylate transporter substrate binding protein: protein MILTRTLLPALLGAGLLLTAPARAAGWPEKPVTIIVPSAAGGAADLTARTFAQYLGEKTGQTIVVEDRPGAGGIVGTNAAKNAAPNGYTFLLSTNSTHAANQFLYKTLPYDAQKDFRQVGMLGTFGTVGVVSPDSPYRSVPELVAYANKHPGEVFFGYYSSSSQVPSELFKQRAGINVSGAAYKNITQIITDLRGKQIGFAFVDYLTAMGQIDGKGLVPIAVTGAQAHPAWPSVPTMASYYPDFVVAGWLGLSAPAGTPPDIVDKMNAYLQAAVKDEVTAGKLRALGLTPESMDVARFDAFVHEDTARWKEWIRISGIQPQ from the coding sequence ATGATCCTTACCCGCACCCTACTTCCCGCGCTGCTCGGCGCGGGCCTGTTGCTGACCGCCCCTGCGCGCGCGGCCGGCTGGCCTGAAAAACCCGTCACGATCATCGTGCCCTCCGCCGCTGGCGGCGCGGCCGACCTGACGGCACGCACGTTCGCGCAATACCTGGGCGAAAAGACCGGGCAAACGATCGTTGTGGAAGACCGCCCTGGCGCTGGCGGCATCGTCGGCACCAACGCGGCCAAGAATGCCGCGCCCAATGGCTACACGTTCCTACTGTCGACAAATTCGACGCACGCCGCCAATCAATTCCTGTACAAGACCCTGCCCTACGACGCACAGAAGGATTTTCGCCAGGTTGGCATGCTGGGCACATTCGGCACAGTGGGCGTGGTGTCGCCGGACAGCCCCTACCGCAGCGTGCCGGAACTGGTGGCCTACGCCAACAAGCACCCCGGCGAGGTCTTTTTCGGCTACTACAGTTCATCGTCGCAGGTGCCGTCCGAGCTTTTCAAGCAACGCGCAGGCATCAACGTCAGCGGAGCGGCCTACAAGAACATCACCCAGATCATCACGGACCTGCGCGGCAAGCAGATCGGTTTCGCCTTCGTGGACTACCTGACCGCCATGGGACAGATCGACGGCAAGGGGCTCGTGCCCATCGCCGTCACGGGCGCGCAGGCGCATCCGGCCTGGCCCAGCGTGCCGACCATGGCCAGCTACTACCCTGACTTCGTCGTGGCGGGCTGGCTGGGCCTGTCGGCGCCAGCCGGCACGCCGCCCGATATCGTGGACAAGATGAATGCGTACTTGCAGGCCGCGGTCAAGGACGAGGTCACGGCCGGCAAGCTGCGCGCGCTGGGTCTGACCCCGGAATCGATGGACGTGGCGCGCTTTGACGCCTTCGTGCATGAAGACACCGCGCGCTGGAAGGAATGGATCCGCATCTCAGGGATCCAGCCTCAATAA
- a CDS encoding MFS transporter, whose translation MPAMSSEARAIALLALAAFVSASAFRICDPMLPQLAAEFGTSTGQAARVVTAFAVAYGVLQMFFGPVGDRYGKYRVVSVATVACALGSAGAVLAPSLDMLVLCRAVSGAAGAGIVPLSMAWIGDNVPYERRQATLARFLTGTILGMSAGQLAGGLFADTVGWRWAFAALVVGYLVVGVLLHLEVRRQRAAGFAQVDPNAVRQGFVGQARLVLGTPWARIVLATVFIEGLLVFGALAFAPSYLHERFDISLTAAGALVAVYAVGGLIYTVVAGRILKRLGERGLAVAGGLVLGVAFLSYLLGPVWMWSLLASVLAGFGYYLLHATLQTNATQMVPSARGTAVAWFASCLFMGQAAGVALAGAVVDEIGAAALFGGSAILLPLLGAFFARALKARPKPSTP comes from the coding sequence ATGCCCGCCATGTCTTCTGAAGCGCGCGCGATCGCGTTGCTTGCCCTGGCTGCTTTCGTCAGCGCCAGCGCCTTTCGTATCTGTGATCCCATGCTGCCGCAACTGGCCGCGGAATTCGGCACCTCTACCGGGCAGGCCGCGCGCGTGGTGACGGCATTCGCCGTGGCGTATGGCGTGTTGCAGATGTTCTTCGGCCCGGTGGGCGACCGCTACGGCAAGTACCGCGTCGTCAGCGTGGCGACGGTGGCCTGTGCCCTGGGCAGCGCCGGCGCGGTGCTGGCCCCTTCGTTGGATATGTTGGTCTTGTGCCGCGCCGTGTCAGGCGCGGCAGGGGCGGGCATCGTCCCGCTGTCGATGGCCTGGATTGGCGACAACGTGCCTTATGAGCGTCGGCAGGCAACGTTGGCGCGCTTTCTGACCGGCACCATTCTTGGCATGTCAGCCGGCCAATTGGCGGGCGGTCTGTTCGCCGATACCGTGGGCTGGCGCTGGGCGTTCGCCGCGCTGGTGGTCGGTTATCTGGTCGTTGGTGTTCTGCTGCATCTGGAAGTGCGCCGCCAACGTGCGGCGGGCTTTGCGCAGGTGGACCCCAACGCCGTCCGGCAGGGCTTTGTCGGGCAGGCGCGGCTGGTGTTGGGCACCCCCTGGGCGCGCATTGTGTTGGCAACGGTGTTCATCGAAGGCCTGCTGGTCTTCGGCGCCTTGGCGTTTGCGCCGTCCTACCTGCACGAGCGCTTCGATATTTCGCTGACTGCCGCGGGCGCCTTGGTGGCGGTTTACGCGGTGGGCGGGCTGATCTACACGGTGGTGGCCGGTCGCATCCTCAAGCGCCTGGGCGAACGTGGCCTGGCGGTGGCGGGCGGCCTGGTGTTGGGTGTGGCCTTCCTGTCGTACCTGCTGGGGCCGGTCTGGATGTGGAGCCTGCTTGCCAGTGTGTTGGCCGGCTTCGGGTATTACCTGCTGCACGCCACGCTGCAAACCAACGCCACGCAGATGGTGCCGTCAGCGCGCGGCACCGCCGTGGCCTGGTTCGCATCCTGCCTTTTCATGGGCCAGGCGGCCGGCGTGGCGCTCGCGGGCGCGGTCGTAGACGAGATAGGCGCCGCGGCCCTCTTCGGCGGCTCCGCCATCCTGCTCCCCCTACTAGGCGCCTTCTTCGCCCGCGCCCTGAAAGCCCGCCCCAAACCCTCAACCCCGTAG